The following coding sequences lie in one Terriglobia bacterium genomic window:
- a CDS encoding DUF2892 domain-containing protein, giving the protein MTRFFVTNEHPIERGARILVGLGLLAIAFFGPKTPWGFIGVLPLLTGASGTCPLYSLLGVSTCPARSRKAS; this is encoded by the coding sequence ATGACCCGCTTCTTCGTGACGAACGAGCATCCCATCGAGCGCGGGGCGCGGATCCTGGTCGGTCTCGGGCTTTTGGCGATCGCGTTCTTTGGGCCCAAGACCCCGTGGGGATTCATCGGTGTCCTCCCGCTGCTGACGGGCGCGTCCGGAACGTGCCCGCTTTACTCCCTGCTCGGCGTTTCCACCTGCCCGGCCAGGTCGCGGAAAGCGTCTTAG
- a CDS encoding plasma-membrane proton-efflux P-type ATPase translates to MKPETAKAPHIASVPVPDTLAALHVNPETGLTYAEVEIRRKEHGYNEVAEHKGHPFLLFLAKFWGLSAWMLELIMVLSAVLRKFSDLAVVGALLVVNAVLSFMQEHRAAGVVETLRRRLQVSARVRREARWQIIPARDLVPGDIVRVRPGDIIPADVKLLTGALSVDQSALTGESKDADKVLGGVLSSGSVVRRGEGNGVVMLTGAKTYFGRTTELVQEARPKLHIEAVVAKVVRWLFVIVGALLCVVIVLSLIRGTPLLEMVPLMLVLLMSAVPVALPVMFTVSMAVGSKELTKRGVLVTRLSAAEDAATMDVLCVDKTGTITMNQLAVAAVIPLENARESDVLFAGALASQEANQDPIDVAFLAAAKERHAFDGVPAVAPVSFAPFDATNRRTEAVVEQNGQRLRVMKGAVRTVAQVCGLQPPAIEALEARVGESALKGYRTLAVARGPETGTPAMLGLVTLYDPPRPDAKQLIATLHGLGVPVKMLTGDALAVASEIAHGVGLPNIRRVADLKSADAQAGNEAVDLLAGADGFAEVYPEDKYIVVQHLQAAGHVTGMTGDGVNDAPALRQAEVGIAVSTATDVAKGAASVVLTEPGLTNIVTLVEQGRTIYQRILTWIINKISRTILKAAFVALAFVVTGKFVVSAFAMLLLVFMTDFAKIALATDCVRPSKKPETWNIGGFITVSVVLGVAMVAEALLLLSIGWSRFGLATSDSALYTFSFLTLLYFAAFSIVSARERRWFWATMPSKTLVAALMADAFTGTVLTFVGLPGLLPLPWWQTLAIFAYAMVSCLVVNDAVKVAMIKWRVPTAAA, encoded by the coding sequence TTGAAGCCGGAAACGGCGAAGGCGCCCCACATCGCTTCCGTGCCGGTCCCCGACACGCTCGCGGCGCTCCACGTGAACCCCGAGACCGGGCTCACGTACGCCGAGGTGGAGATTCGCCGGAAGGAGCACGGCTACAACGAAGTGGCCGAACACAAGGGGCACCCGTTCCTCCTGTTTCTCGCCAAGTTCTGGGGCCTGTCAGCGTGGATGCTCGAGCTGATCATGGTCCTGTCGGCGGTGCTCAGGAAGTTTTCGGATCTCGCCGTGGTGGGGGCGCTGCTGGTCGTCAACGCCGTGTTGAGCTTCATGCAGGAGCATCGGGCCGCCGGCGTCGTGGAAACGCTGCGGCGCCGATTGCAGGTCAGTGCGCGCGTCCGGCGCGAGGCGAGATGGCAGATCATTCCCGCACGGGATCTTGTCCCGGGCGATATCGTTCGCGTGCGCCCGGGCGACATCATTCCAGCGGATGTCAAGCTCCTGACCGGAGCGCTGAGCGTCGACCAGTCGGCTCTCACGGGCGAGTCGAAGGACGCCGACAAGGTGCTCGGCGGCGTGCTCTCGTCAGGGTCCGTCGTCCGCCGGGGCGAAGGCAACGGCGTCGTCATGCTGACCGGGGCGAAGACCTACTTTGGCCGCACCACGGAGCTCGTGCAGGAGGCGCGACCGAAACTCCACATCGAAGCGGTGGTGGCCAAGGTCGTCCGCTGGCTCTTCGTCATCGTCGGCGCGCTGCTTTGCGTGGTGATCGTGCTGTCTCTGATCCGCGGCACGCCGCTCCTGGAGATGGTTCCACTCATGCTCGTTCTGTTGATGAGCGCGGTGCCGGTCGCTCTCCCCGTCATGTTCACGGTCAGCATGGCCGTCGGGTCGAAGGAGTTGACGAAGCGCGGCGTGCTGGTGACGCGCCTCAGCGCTGCGGAGGATGCCGCGACGATGGATGTGCTCTGCGTGGACAAGACGGGCACGATCACGATGAACCAACTGGCCGTTGCCGCCGTGATCCCGCTGGAGAACGCGAGGGAATCCGACGTGCTGTTCGCCGGCGCACTCGCGTCGCAAGAAGCCAACCAGGATCCGATCGACGTGGCGTTCCTTGCCGCGGCGAAAGAGCGGCACGCCTTCGACGGCGTGCCTGCGGTCGCGCCAGTCTCGTTCGCGCCGTTTGATGCAACTAACCGACGGACGGAAGCCGTCGTCGAACAGAACGGGCAGCGACTGCGCGTGATGAAAGGCGCCGTGCGGACCGTCGCCCAGGTCTGCGGACTCCAGCCCCCGGCGATCGAGGCGCTGGAGGCGCGAGTCGGCGAATCGGCCCTGAAGGGATATCGGACGCTGGCGGTGGCACGCGGCCCCGAGACCGGCACCCCCGCAATGCTCGGATTGGTGACCTTGTATGATCCGCCTCGACCGGACGCCAAGCAGCTCATCGCCACACTCCACGGCCTCGGCGTTCCGGTGAAAATGCTCACCGGCGACGCGCTGGCGGTGGCCAGTGAAATCGCGCACGGAGTCGGGTTGCCCAATATCCGACGTGTGGCGGACCTGAAATCCGCGGACGCTCAGGCCGGCAACGAGGCGGTGGACCTGTTGGCGGGCGCCGATGGTTTCGCTGAGGTGTATCCGGAGGACAAATACATCGTGGTGCAGCACCTACAGGCCGCGGGGCACGTGACCGGCATGACGGGTGACGGCGTCAACGATGCGCCCGCGCTGCGCCAGGCCGAAGTGGGCATCGCCGTCAGCACCGCGACCGACGTCGCCAAGGGCGCTGCCAGCGTCGTCCTGACCGAACCTGGCCTGACGAACATCGTGACGTTGGTCGAACAAGGGCGAACCATCTACCAGCGCATCTTGACTTGGATCATCAACAAGATCAGCCGGACGATCCTGAAGGCGGCCTTCGTGGCCCTGGCCTTCGTCGTGACCGGCAAGTTCGTCGTCTCCGCCTTCGCGATGCTGCTGCTGGTCTTCATGACGGACTTCGCGAAGATCGCCCTTGCCACCGATTGCGTTCGACCGTCCAAGAAACCGGAAACGTGGAACATCGGGGGCTTCATCACGGTGTCCGTGGTGCTGGGCGTCGCGATGGTCGCGGAGGCGCTCCTCCTCTTGAGCATCGGCTGGTCACGTTTCGGATTGGCGACGAGCGACAGTGCCCTCTACACCTTCAGCTTCCTGACGCTGCTTTACTTTGCCGCATTCTCCATCGTGTCCGCGCGGGAGCGCCGCTGGTTCTGGGCGACGATGCCCAGCAAGACCCTCGTGGCTGCCCTCATGGCGGATGCGTTCACGGGCACCGTTCTGACGTTCGTGGGACTCCCGGGACTCCTGCCATTACCTTGGTGGCAAACGCTTGCGATTTTCGCCTATGCGATGGTCTCTTGCCTTGTCGTGAACGACGCCGTGAAGGTCGCGATGATCAAATGGCGCGTTCCGACGGCGGCAGCCTAG
- a CDS encoding PaaI family thioesterase produces MNDDAFQDYYPDDVSHCYGCGRLKRDGLRIRSYWDGDETVCTFEPRSCHTAIPGYVYGGLIASLIDCHGTGTAAAVAYRTQGRAMDSEPPLRFLTASLQVDCLRPTPLGVPLQVRARVEELKGRKVTVISTVSANGEVCARGRVVAVQMPEGMLD; encoded by the coding sequence ATGAACGACGACGCGTTTCAGGATTACTACCCGGACGACGTCAGCCATTGTTACGGCTGTGGTCGCCTCAAGCGGGACGGGCTCCGCATCAGGAGCTACTGGGACGGAGACGAGACCGTTTGCACCTTCGAGCCTCGGAGCTGCCACACGGCGATTCCGGGTTACGTCTACGGAGGTCTCATCGCATCGCTGATCGACTGCCACGGCACCGGAACGGCGGCCGCGGTCGCGTACCGCACCCAGGGGCGCGCGATGGACTCCGAGCCGCCACTCCGATTCCTGACCGCGTCTCTCCAGGTCGACTGCCTTCGCCCGACGCCGCTCGGCGTGCCGCTCCAGGTCCGCGCTCGGGTCGAGGAGTTGAAGGGACGCAAGGTCACGGTAATCTCCACCGTGTCCGCGAACGGTGAAGTTTGCGCGCGCGGCCGGGTGGTGGCCGTCCAGATGCCCGAGGGTATGCTGGACTGA
- a CDS encoding PLP-dependent aspartate aminotransferase family protein, giving the protein MNTKQLGFSSKLVHAGAPEDALGSAVTPIYQTSTFHFNSAQDGADRFAGRSDGFIYTRLGNPTIRALENCVAEIEEGAGAVATSSGMAAVTTAYLSLLGSGDHLVSTASVYGPTRTLMEKHLSRFGVSASYVDTSDLGLVRSALRPETKMLYVETPSNPLMQITDLKAIAALAHERGAMLVVDSTFASPFLQKPLTRGADVVLHSVTKFINGHADVVGGVLIAREDAVYRRLREVMILSGCNMDPHQAFLVHRGIKTLSLRIERAQASALEIARWLERRDDVRWVRYPGLPSHPQHALAREQMSGPGAIISFELVGGFEAGKNLMNRVKLALLAVSLGGVESLIEHPASMTHAGVSKSEREAAGITDGLVRYSVGIEDVRDLIEDLRQGLEGPPQG; this is encoded by the coding sequence GGTGCACGCCGGCGCCCCCGAGGATGCGCTCGGGAGCGCGGTGACTCCCATCTACCAGACGTCCACGTTCCACTTCAACAGCGCGCAGGACGGAGCCGATCGCTTCGCGGGCCGCTCGGACGGGTTCATTTACACGCGACTCGGGAACCCGACGATCCGCGCGCTCGAGAACTGCGTCGCCGAGATCGAGGAAGGTGCCGGCGCGGTCGCGACCAGCTCCGGCATGGCCGCGGTCACGACCGCCTACCTTTCCCTCCTCGGGAGCGGCGACCACCTCGTCAGCACGGCTTCGGTTTACGGGCCCACGCGGACCTTGATGGAGAAGCACCTTTCGAGGTTCGGTGTCTCGGCCAGCTACGTGGACACGTCGGATCTCGGCCTCGTGCGCTCCGCGCTCCGGCCGGAAACTAAGATGCTCTACGTCGAGACCCCCTCCAACCCGCTGATGCAGATCACCGACCTCAAAGCCATCGCCGCCCTGGCCCACGAGCGCGGCGCGATGCTGGTGGTCGACAGCACCTTCGCCTCTCCGTTCCTCCAGAAGCCCCTCACGCGGGGCGCCGACGTCGTCCTTCACTCCGTAACGAAGTTCATCAACGGCCATGCAGACGTCGTGGGCGGGGTGCTGATCGCGCGCGAAGACGCCGTTTACCGGCGCCTGCGCGAGGTGATGATTCTCAGCGGCTGCAACATGGACCCGCACCAAGCCTTCCTGGTGCACCGCGGGATCAAGACGTTGTCGCTTCGCATCGAGCGGGCCCAGGCCAGCGCCTTGGAAATCGCGCGATGGCTCGAGCGGCGCGACGACGTTCGATGGGTCCGCTACCCCGGCCTCCCGTCGCATCCGCAGCACGCCTTGGCTCGCGAGCAGATGAGTGGCCCCGGCGCCATCATCAGCTTCGAGTTGGTCGGCGGGTTCGAGGCCGGCAAGAACCTCATGAACCGGGTCAAGCTCGCGCTCCTCGCAGTCTCCCTGGGAGGCGTCGAGTCGCTGATCGAGCACCCGGCCTCGATGACCCACGCCGGGGTCTCGAAGAGCGAGCGCGAGGCCGCCGGGATCACGGACGGCCTCGTGCGGTACTCGGTGGGCATCGAAGACGTCCGCGACCTCATTGAGGATCTGCGGCAGGGGCTGGAGGGACCGCCGCAGGGATAA